From a region of the Acinetobacter larvae genome:
- a CDS encoding lecithin retinol acyltransferase family protein: MQNRAKKYPLGAHLMVKNFGYTHHGIYAGKGRVIHYSGFAHFFKKKPIEITSLAQFARHRKISIREYHHPKYKGRLVVRRMRSRMHENSYHLIINNCEHLCTWAITGVESSPQVVKMMNRLATVGYISSIMSYMNGLMLTVATTCFALVFYIKMKLRHQAKLKMPTYLFLQRQQKK, translated from the coding sequence ATGCAGAACAGAGCTAAGAAATACCCACTGGGTGCACATTTGATGGTTAAAAATTTTGGTTATACCCATCATGGCATCTATGCAGGCAAAGGTCGTGTTATTCATTATTCGGGCTTCGCGCATTTCTTTAAAAAGAAACCGATAGAAATCACCTCCTTGGCACAATTTGCACGACATCGCAAGATTAGCATACGAGAATATCACCACCCCAAATACAAAGGTCGTTTGGTGGTTCGCCGCATGCGTAGCCGTATGCATGAAAATAGCTATCATTTAATTATTAACAACTGCGAACATCTATGCACCTGGGCAATCACGGGGGTTGAAAGTAGCCCGCAGGTGGTAAAAATGATGAATCGTCTAGCAACTGTTGGTTATATTAGCTCTATTATGAGTTATATGAATGGTTTAATGCTAACCGTTGCAACCACATGCTTTGCTTTGGTGTTTTATATCAAAATGAAATTACGTCATCAAGCAAAACTTAAAATGCCAACCTACTTATTTTTACAACGACAACAAAAAAAATAG